From one Misgurnus anguillicaudatus chromosome 2, ASM2758022v2, whole genome shotgun sequence genomic stretch:
- the LOC129441761 gene encoding CD59 glycoprotein: MKVLLLSLVLALLLADGFALKCNKCVPGTPGGSCVTTQETCGYNKDTCVYARFLVTPFSSFRRCISMSDCLILQANPYITARCCQTDLCN, from the exons ATGAAGGTTCTGCTGCTGTCATTGGTTCTTGCACTGCTGTTGGCTGATG GATTTGCCttgaaatgtaataaatgtGTTCCTGGCACACCCGGTGGAAGTTGTGTGACCACGCAGGAGACTTGTGGTTATAATAAAGATACCTGTGTATATGCCAGATTCTTAGTAACTCCTT TTTCCTCTTTCCGAAGGTGCATTTCTATGTCCGACTGCTTGATTCTTCAGGCCAACCCTTATATAACAGCCAGATGCTGTCAGACAGACCTGTGCAATTAA
- the LOC141368751 gene encoding CD59 glycoprotein-like — protein sequence MKVLLLSLVLALLLADGFALKCYHCVPGTPGGSCVTKQETCGYKKDACVSASFLTTPYSHFRRCISMSDCMILQSSPLISVSTCCQKDLCN from the exons ATGAAGGTTCTGCTGCTGTCATTGGTTCTCGCACTGCTGTTGGCTGATG GATTCGCCCTGAAATGTTATCACTGTGTTCCTGGCACACCTGGTGGAAGTTGTGTGACCAAGCAGGAGACTTGTGGTTATAAAAAAGATGCCTGTGTATCTGCCAGTTTCTTAACCACTCCTT ATTCCCACTTCCGAAGGTGCATTTCAATGTCCGACTGCATGATACTTCAGTCCAGTCCTTTAATATCTGTATCCACATGCTGTCAGAAAGACCTGTGCAATTAA